A stretch of Caenorhabditis elegans chromosome IV DNA encodes these proteins:
- the ZK616.1 gene encoding RRM domain-containing protein (Confirmed by transcript evidence), with product MISADNFCDRLYVGGFSTNLSSEQIRNLITQLAAPFEVSIDIVENGSRKHRGFAFVQCRSLAEANVLLAKFSGLFTKVNFAKKEPKPAENVMSNISNVFVRGISRDMPDTELYQAFGGITDGVVQCHVADGYGFVLFDTRANAQKKIVEMDGKTLNGKLISVSWARPDTVGRKRKRPMSEESPTPSSTDLGLSSLLKRPVIPSHLFQLPPQPAQILQPSLIPFLNPSFPLLFPQNPLLAQPDLTQYLNFLM from the exons ATGATATCGGCCGACAACTTTTGCGATCGACTTTATGTTGGCGGATTTTCGACAAACTTGAGCAGTGAGCAAATTCGG AATCTGATCACCCAATTGGCTGCACCATTTGAAGTGAGCATTGACATTGTTGAAAATGGATCTAGAAAACATCGAGGATTTGCTTTTGTACAATGCAGATCACTTGCCGAGGCAAACGTTTTGTTGGCTAAATTTTCAGGG ctcttcACAAAAGTCAATTTCGCAAAGAAAGAGCCAAAACCAGCGGAGAATGTTATGAGCAAT ATATCAAATGTCTTCGTACGTGGAATATCTCGTGACATGCCGGATACTGAACTCTATCAAGCTTTTGGAGGAATCACTGACGGAGTTGTTCAATGCCACGTGGCAGATGGATATGGTTTTGTGCTCTTTGACACAAGAGCCAATGCACAGAAAAAGATAGTCGAGATGGATGGGAAGACATTG aatGGAAAGCTGATTTCTGTGAGCTGGGCAAGACCGGATACTGTTGGAAGGAAGAGAAAAAGACCGATGAGTGAGGAAAG CCCAACACCATCCAGCACTGATCTTGGACTTTCTTCTCTTCTCAAACGTCCAGTAATTCCATCTCATTTATTCCAATTACCACCACAACCAGCACAAATACTTCAACCATCACTTATTCCATTCCTTAACCCATCATTCCCATTATTATTCCCTCAGAATCCACTTCTAGCTCAACCTGATTTAAcgcaatatttgaattttttgatgtaa
- the ZK616.61 gene encoding Titin-like (Confirmed by transcript evidence), translating into MTEIHNAELTQEIVIGSVAAWLEQINDSALNIDVSFHRDINYNSNQDLTATTKIDILKADDFRPMKRGQHAWKENDQKMIHRMQKEKKAVSVEQGIVGAVRESLESWRTSSSSERPSAEEGSMTKKVSNEVVKRVAVKRELPSAEYHSVRYDERNLSLRKAQVELKTAQEAPAVREKGDANDRTDKDCVTHPHDLQSTEEPTTSDSNSQVSEDIPPPKNKESGTPPLKEKTPEPIPEEPKKVEEEVKKPEVPKNEEPKMEEPVKEEAPKVEEKKEEVKMVEDPKVESPLEVKKMKKRIQINVKRYPDSGELTILTEKDGMVSFTCSTKHRIKKKSKKDEE; encoded by the exons ATGACTGAAATTCATAACGCCGAG TTAACTCAAGAAATAGTCATTGGATCGGTTGCGGCATGGCTTGAACAGATAAATGACTCAGCTTTAAACATTGATGTTTCATTTCATCGGGACATTAATTACAATTCCAATCAAGATTT AACCGCCaccacaaaaatcgatattctgAAGGCAGATGACTTCCGACCAATGAAACGTGGACAACATGCGTGGAAAGAAAacgatcaaaaaatgattcacAGGATGCAGAAAGAGAAGAAGGCAGTTAGTGTGGAACAAGGAATTGTCGGTGCTGTAAGAG AATCATTGGAAAGCTGGAGAACGTCTTCTTCATCAGAACGTCCAAGTGCCGAGGAAGGTTCAATGaccaaaaaagtttcgaatgAGGTGGTGAAGAGAGTTGCAGTCAAAAGA gaGCTTCCATCTGCTGAATACCATTCAGTTCGTTACGATGAACGGAATTTGAGTCTTCGAAAAGCACAAGTTGAGCTGAAAACTGCACAAGAAGCTCCAGCTGTTCGAGAGAAAGGAGATGCAAATGATCGAACGGATAAAGACTGTGTCACTCATCCACACGATCTTCAGTCTACGGAAGAACCAACGACCTCTGATTCAAATTCACAAGTGTCGGAAGATATTCCTCCACCAAAAAATAAGGAATCAGGAACACCCCCacttaaagaaaaaactccTGAACCAATTCCAGAAGAACCGAAGAAAGTTGAGGAAGAAGTGAAGAAGCCAGAAGTACCAAAGAATGAAGAGCCGAAAATGGAGGAACCAGTGAAAGAAGAAGCACCAAAAGTagaggaaaagaaggaagaggTGAAAATGGTTGAGGACCCAAAAGTAGAATCACCATTGGAagtgaagaagatgaagaagagaaTTCAG ataaatgtGAAACGTTATCCGGATAGTGGAGAACTGACAATTCTCACCGAAAAGGATGGAATGGTTAGCTTCACGTGTTCAACAAAGCATCGAATCAAGAAGAAATCGAAGAAGGATGAAGAATGA
- the ZK616.65 gene encoding Protein-tyrosine phosphatase (Confirmed by transcript evidence), producing MNMFNRKAKQEVTKKPEASNGSKNSKSKTKFSPNQKRREVKKSDSDTESSHKNTRRGKPVPAPPSSNSKGSNDKNKRKSVQEVVKKVVNHIPFSPSKQPTSTPPVSEGNRKRLQTKVVERSNQIESEMDSFVKKIEPNERRATQYNHSNSLSGSNEAVPPGNVKRSPQKATHPIRTTRSLIGLDGETEAVYSKTSKTSPDKGKVTADSPRSRRTSKSLEENSSEANDSISLADDEETREAYRKLFKDFAMSSQKMTLDDFKQEFSNLPGDPPSDLCTAFNQPVNNKKNRYLNIPCLDISRVQLKVMPNKNSTDYIHANYIRSPFLKRGYILTQGPKKETRADFWRMIWQENTTAIVMLCQFTETNREKCAEYFPRNAHCCLQFDKMSVSYEDSTVNKSLVTTRLNLSYEGETRLITHWLWKEWPDWQVPGSSEVMLKILRKIRARSTPPVIHCSAGVGRSGTLMAVEIALQSIHSHFTLPDIKQIVSHLRVTGRAASVQTLQQYMLIWKVLLDFGVAYKQITEELAEKFNATYRRSLRSNNGT from the exons ATGAATATGTTCAATCGA AAAGCGAAGCAAGaagtaacaaaaaaaccagaagcaagcaatggttcaaaaaattcaaaatcaaaaaccaaatTCTCACCAAATCAGAAGCGACGCGAGGTAAAGAAGAGCGATTCGGACACTGAAAGCTCACA caaaaatacTAGACGAGGGAAACCGGTACCAGCGCCGCCGTCATCGAACAGCAAGGGCTCAAACgacaaaaataaacgaaaatcCGTCCAAGAAGTTGTGAAAAAGGTTGTCAACCACATCCCGTTCTCTCCATCAAAACAGCCCACGTCTACTCCACCGGTTTCAGAGGGAAATAGGAAAAGGCTTCAGACGAAGGTTGTTGAGAG AAGCAACCAAATCGAGAGTGAAATGGACTCGTTTGTCAAGAAAATCGAACCGAATGAACGCCGAGCCACTCAATACAATCACTCCAACTCACTTAGCGGAAGCAATGAAGCAGTTCCGCCTGGAAATGTGAAGAGGTCGCCACAAAAAGCTACGCATCCCATCAGAACTACCAGATCCTTAATTGGACTCGATGGAGAGACAGAAGCTGTGTACTCGAAGACATCCAAAACATCTCCAGACAAGGGAAAAGTGACGGCGGATTCGCCGCGCTCGCGACGGACATCCAAGTCACTCGAGGAGAATTCTTCAGAG GCGAACGACTCAATCTCGCTTGCCGATGACGAGGAGACAAGAGAGGCCTACCGAAAGCTGTTCAAGGACTTTGCCATGTCGAGTCAGAAAATGACTCTTGATGACTTCAAGCAGGAATTCAGCAATCTGCCAGGCGATCCACCATCCGATCTATGCACGGCCTTCAATCAGCCAGTGAACAATAAGAAGAATCGGTACTTAA acattccgTGTCTCGACATCTCCCGGGTCCAGCTGAAGGTCATGCCCAACAAGAACTCCACCGACTACATTCATGCCAACTACATCAGAAGTCCATTCCTGAAGCGTGGCTACATTCTGACACAGGGTCCCAAAAAGGAAACGCGGGCAGACTTTTGGAGAATGATTTGGCAGGAGAACACAACGGCGATCGTGATGCTCTGTCAATTCACCGAGACGAATCGTGAGAAATGCGCCGAGTACTTCCCGAGAAATGCGCATTGTTGCTTGCAATTCGACAAGATGAGTGTAAGCTACGAGGATTCAACGGTGAACAAGTCTCTGGTGACGACTCGTCTCAATTTGAGCTATGAGGGCGAGACTCGACTGATTACTCACTGGTTATGGAAGGAATGGCCCGACTGGCAGGTGCCTGGATCCTCAGAGGTCATGctgaagattttgagaaagatCAGAGCGAGAAGTACACCTCCAGTTATTCATTGTTCGGCGGGAGTTGGCCGTTCGGGAACGCTGATGGCTGTTGAGATTGCGTTGCAATCGATTCATAGTCATTTCACGCTGCCGGATATTAAGcag ATTGTGAGCCACCTGCGCGTGACTGGGCGAGCGGCGTCGGTGCAGACTCTCCAGCAGTACATGCTCATTTGGAAGGTGCTCCTGGATTTTGGAGTTGCCTACAAGCAAATAACGGAGGAGCTCGCTGAGAAGTTCAACGCTACGTATCGTCGTTCGTTAAGAAGTAATAATGGAACttga
- the ZK616.65 gene encoding Protein-tyrosine phosphatase (Confirmed by transcript evidence) yields MNMFNRKAKQEVTKKPEASNGSKNSKSKTKFSPNQKRREVKKSDSDTESSHKNTRRGKPVPAPPSSNSKGSNDKNKRKSVQEVVKKVVNHIPFSPSKQPTSTPPVSEGNRKRLQTKVVERSNQIESEMDSFVKKIEPNERRATQYNHSNSLSGSNEAVPPGNVKRSPQKATHPIRTTRSLIGLDGETEAVYSKTSKTSPDKGKVTADSPRSRRTSKSLEENSSEANDSISLADDEETREAYRKLFKDFAMSSQKMTLDDFKQEFSNLPGDPPSDLCTAFNQPVNNKKNRYLNIPCLDISRVQLKVMPNKNSTDYIHANYIRSPFLKRGYILTQGPKKETRADFWRMIWQENTTAIVMLCQFTETNREKCAEYFPRNAHCCLQFDKMSVSYEDSTVNKSLVTTRLNLSYEGETRLITHWLWKEWPDWQVPGSSEVMLKILRKIRARSTPPVIHCSAGVGRSGTLMAVEIALQSIHSHFTLPDIKQIVSHLRVTGRAASVQTLQQYMLIWKVLLDFGVAYKQITEELAEKFNATYRRSLRSNNGT; encoded by the exons ATGAATATGTTCAATAGA AAAGCGAAGCAAGaagtaacaaaaaaaccagaagcaagcaatggttcaaaaaattcaaaatcaaaaaccaaatTCTCACCAAATCAGAAGCGACGCGAGGTAAAGAAGAGCGATTCGGACACTGAAAGCTCACA caaaaatacTAGACGAGGGAAACCGGTACCAGCGCCGCCGTCATCGAACAGCAAGGGCTCAAACgacaaaaataaacgaaaatcCGTCCAAGAAGTTGTGAAAAAGGTTGTCAACCACATCCCGTTCTCTCCATCAAAACAGCCCACGTCTACTCCACCGGTTTCAGAGGGAAATAGGAAAAGGCTTCAGACGAAGGTTGTTGAGAG AAGCAACCAAATCGAGAGTGAAATGGACTCGTTTGTCAAGAAAATCGAACCGAATGAACGCCGAGCCACTCAATACAATCACTCCAACTCACTTAGCGGAAGCAATGAAGCAGTTCCGCCTGGAAATGTGAAGAGGTCGCCACAAAAAGCTACGCATCCCATCAGAACTACCAGATCCTTAATTGGACTCGATGGAGAGACAGAAGCTGTGTACTCGAAGACATCCAAAACATCTCCAGACAAGGGAAAAGTGACGGCGGATTCGCCGCGCTCGCGACGGACATCCAAGTCACTCGAGGAGAATTCTTCAGAG GCGAACGACTCAATCTCGCTTGCCGATGACGAGGAGACAAGAGAGGCCTACCGAAAGCTGTTCAAGGACTTTGCCATGTCGAGTCAGAAAATGACTCTTGATGACTTCAAGCAGGAATTCAGCAATCTGCCAGGCGATCCACCATCCGATCTATGCACGGCCTTCAATCAGCCAGTGAACAATAAGAAGAATCGGTACTTAA acattccgTGTCTCGACATCTCCCGGGTCCAGCTGAAGGTCATGCCCAACAAGAACTCCACCGACTACATTCATGCCAACTACATCAGAAGTCCATTCCTGAAGCGTGGCTACATTCTGACACAGGGTCCCAAAAAGGAAACGCGGGCAGACTTTTGGAGAATGATTTGGCAGGAGAACACAACGGCGATCGTGATGCTCTGTCAATTCACCGAGACGAATCGTGAGAAATGCGCCGAGTACTTCCCGAGAAATGCGCATTGTTGCTTGCAATTCGACAAGATGAGTGTAAGCTACGAGGATTCAACGGTGAACAAGTCTCTGGTGACGACTCGTCTCAATTTGAGCTATGAGGGCGAGACTCGACTGATTACTCACTGGTTATGGAAGGAATGGCCCGACTGGCAGGTGCCTGGATCCTCAGAGGTCATGctgaagattttgagaaagatCAGAGCGAGAAGTACACCTCCAGTTATTCATTGTTCGGCGGGAGTTGGCCGTTCGGGAACGCTGATGGCTGTTGAGATTGCGTTGCAATCGATTCATAGTCATTTCACGCTGCCGGATATTAAGcag ATTGTGAGCCACCTGCGCGTGACTGGGCGAGCGGCGTCGGTGCAGACTCTCCAGCAGTACATGCTCATTTGGAAGGTGCTCCTGGATTTTGGAGTTGCCTACAAGCAAATAACGGAGGAGCTCGCTGAGAAGTTCAACGCTACGTATCGTCGTTCGTTAAGAAGTAATAATGGAACttga
- the ZK616.8 gene encoding PLAT domain-containing protein (Confirmed by transcript evidence): MAAESIKEMGSSVRSKYDDDDCPAAFTILIRTSSDSTPDGPSEKISILIRDDEGRATDKQALRYSHTHPTPFQRGHSDLFVMANQPSLGPLTCCEIHYDGAKEALGTPWKFHTINIFHHENRRVYNFQRDEQQSTETVSALVCKDDGAQVMPAALRDPFA; the protein is encoded by the exons ATGGCGGCGGAATCGATTAAAGAGATGGGATCATCGGTTCGATCGAAATACGATGACGACGATTGTCCGGCGGCGTTTACGATCCTCATTCGAACTTCTTCCGATTCAACGCCAGACGGTCCCAGCGAAAAGATATCGATTTTGATTCGAGATGATGAGGGTCGTGCGACTGATAAGCAGGCATTACGGTATTCTCATACACATCCAACTCCATTTCAGAGAGGACAT TCCGATCTCTTCGTGATGGCCAATCAACCATCGCTCGGCCCACTGACATGTTGTGAGATTCATTACGACGGCGCCAAGGAAG cactgGGTACTCCATGGAAGTTCCATACCATCAATATCTTCCACCACGAGAACCGCCGTGTCTACAATTTCCAGCGCGACGAGCAACAATCGACGGAAACCGTTTCAGCGTTGGTGTGCAAAGATGATGGGGCTCAGGTGATGCCGGCGGCGCTTCGAGACCCATTTGCTTGA